DNA from Chloroherpetonaceae bacterium:
TAAGGGTCTCTTTACTCGCGAAATTGAACATGCCTTAATTCGTAAGGAAATTGACTTGGCCGTTCATAGCTTAAAAGATTTACCGACCTTGACGCCGCCGGGGTTAAAAATTGCTGCAATAACTGAACGAGAAAACACGCAAGATGTGCTCATCGCAAAGAAGCAAATTTTGTTCTCTGAATTACCTAACCGGGCAAAAATTGCGACTGGAAGCCTGAGAAGAAAATCACAATTACTTGCACTTCGACCTGATCTTGAAATTCACGACATTCGTGGAAATCTCAATACACGATTTAAAAAATTTGATGAGTCGGATTTTGATGCAATGATGTTGGCTTATGCAGGTGTTTTTCGTTTGGGATTTCATGAACGAATTAGCTATCGATTTTCAGAAAGTGAATTATTACCCGCGGTTGGTCAGGGAGCTTTAGGAATCGAAACAAGAGAGCAGGACAGTGAAATAGAAGAGATGATTAATCATCTTAACCATCCGCCAACTGAATTTGCAACAAAAGCAGAACGCGCACTCCTTCGCGTTCTTGAAGGTGGATGTCAGATTCCAATTGGTGCGTATGCAGTTTGCGACCGTCATTTGCTTAAAATCAGTGCTTATGTCGGCTCACTAGATGGAAGAAAATCCATTCGTCATTCGATCTCCGGTTCATCATATTCAGTTTTGGATGCAGAAGCATTAGGAATGACGCTGGCAAATGAGCTTTTGAAAAATGGTGCTAGAGAAATCCTAGATGAAATTCGACAGAAACCGGAGAATAACGAGAAATGAAACCGCTCATCATTCTCACAAGACCAATCCTTGATTCCGAATCACTGACAACCAAGCTAAAAAAATTAGATTTCGACGTTATTCAAATCCCTTTTATCGAAATCAGATATAAAAAAGTTGATTTTCAAACGCTCGAATATCTATTGGGAAATTGTTCCTCACTTATTTTTACAAGCGTGAATGCTGTGAGGGGATTGCAAATGAATATTGAGAATAACCCTTCGATTAATCCGCTCCTTAAGAAAAAAGAGATATATACCATAGGTGAAAAAACATTTGATTCGGCAAGGCACTTCGGCGGTGAAATGAAATCACTACCGGCTGCATATCATGCCAAATCGCTGCTTGAACTGATCATCAAAGAAAACGATCGAGATAAGAATTTTCTTTTTATTGCAGGCAATAAGTCAAAGAGAGAGATCCCGAATTGGTTTGGAGAAAATGGAGTAAAATGCACAACATTGGAAATTTATGAGAATTTTTTTTTGAAGGTTTCAGAAAGCCAAAAGTCATTGATTCTTGAATCGATTGTACGCAAAGATGCTTGCGTGATATTTCACAGCCCTTCTGGAGTCAATAGTTTTTGTGAACAGATTGCTAAAAACGATATTAAATGTGCTCTATTTGCAATTGGTGAAACAACGAAGGAAGAAATTCAAAAGTGGAAATTGAAGTGGGGATATGAAAATGAAAAATGGACAGTGATTACACCGTCCATTTCAAATGAAAACGAATTGATAAAGACTGTTCAAGAATTTTTTAATCAAGTGTTTTAATCGGCTTCATAAGCAAGACTTCGGTAGGTTTCTTCAATTTCATTTTTAAATTTTTCCTCAACCACTTTCCTTTTGACTTTCAAAGTTGGTGTCATTTCCCCTTTATCAATCGAAAAGGCTTCTGGAGCTAAAATAAATCGACGAACTTTTTCGTGACTTGCAAGCTCGCGGGAAATTTTTCGAATCAGATCTTCATAGATTTTTTTCGTTGAGTCTAATTTCAAAATTTCCTCATGATCATCGATTTCAAGCCCTTTTTGCTTGAAGTAAGATTTAAGCATATCATAATTCGGAACAATGACTGCTGAAAGAAATGGACGTTTTTCACCAATAACCACCACTTGTTCAACAAAAGGATTTGCACCTAAAAGATTTTCGATTGGAAGAGGTGCAATGTTCTTTCCGCCAGAATTGACGATGATGTGTTTTTTTCGATCAGTGATTTTGAGATAATTATCCGTATCGATTTCACCGATATCTCCGGTATGAAACCAACCGTCTTCATTGATCACTTCCTTGGTCGCTTGGTCATCGCGCCAATACCCTTTCATAATATTTGGACCACGAAGCAAAATTTCTCCATCTTTCGCAATTTGATGTTCAACATTTTTGATTGGTGGGCCTACGGTTCCAAACTTGATATTCGCCGGCCGATTCACATGTGTAACCGGTGAAGTTTCTGTAAGTCCAAAACCTTCTAGAATAATAATTCCTAATGCTTCAAAGAGTTCACCAGTTTCTTTCGGGAGAGCGGCACCGCCGGAAATAAAATATCGGATTTGACCTCCAAAACGGTCACGAAGTTTAGAGAAAACCAATTTATCTGCAATTGCAAATTGAACTTTTAATAATGTCGAGATTTCCTGTTTACGTCGCGCTTTCGCATACATCTGACCGACATTCAACGCCCAATAAAAAATTTTTCTTCGAGATTCCGGCCCGGAATCAACCCCTTTAAAAATTTGAGATTTAATTCGCTCAAAGAGACGCGGAACGGTAATGACAAAAGTGGGTTTAGCTTCCGTCATATTGAGACTAACGGTTTCGATGCTTTCGGCATAATAGATGGTAGCACCAACGCCAAACATCAAGTAATAACCTGCAGTACGTTCATAAGTATGTGAAAGCGGTAAAAATGAAAGGGCAATGTCCTCTTGACCAATGTTAAGCGGGCGGCACATTGAATCATCGCAAGAGCGAACATTTTCGCAAATATTTCTGTGAGTAAGCATGACGCCTTTTGGGTTTCCGGTTGTTCCACTGGTGTACACCAAAGTCGCAAGATCGTCGGGAAAAATTTGAATCCCGCTCAAATAATTCGGATGAGAATTCGCATATTTTTTCCCCTCCTTTTTTGCCGATGAAAACTCGGTAACCGTTTCGTCGGATTGTTCTAAATCGTTAAAAGAAATAACTACTTTAAGTGAAGGAACCTCAGAGCGGATTTTTCGAATCTTATTTAATTGTAAAGAATTTGAGCAAATGACCACTTTTACATCCGCGTTATTTAGAATGTAGGAAATTTGGTTTGGCGGAAGTGAAGGATAAATCGGAACATCAATTGCACCAAGCATTAATGTGGCCATATCAGCAATGACCCACTCTAAACGGTTTTCAGATAATATCGCTATACGATCACTCTTTTCAACACCTACTGAACTGAGGTAGGCGGCAAATTGATGGACTTCGGATTTTAATTCATCATGTGTCACTCCTTGATACCTTCCGTTTACCTTTCGGCAATAGGCAAATTTTTCGGTTCGTCCTGCAAAATGTGAAAAAACGCCTGCAAACATCTCAGGCAAAGTTTTGAAGGTATTGTTTACTAAAGCCATAGCATTGGAAATGTTTAAGTGATCAATATGAAATCAAAAGCAACTCTTAAAATCTTTTAACGGATAAGTATATGATTCAAAATAATTGGGCAAAGTAATCTTAAAGTTGATGCAATTTTCAATAATTTGCAAACAAATGCAATTGTTTCAATTCCTCAATGAACTCGTGAATTATCGAGAGGTACTTTATCCAACCTAAAATTCTCAATCAAAAAAAACCTTGAAAAAAGAGAAATCAATACTATCCAAAACATTCCGATATGCGATTTTCGGACTTGTACTGTTGCTTTTTATCAATCTGATTTCAGAAGCCAATTGGGTGAAAATTATTGAATTGGTGAGAAGTGTTGGTTGGTACGCGTTGTTAATTCCAATTCCTTATTTGGCTACAAGTTTTTTTGATACACTCGGGTGGAAATTTGTCATCGATTCTTTGGGGAATAAAGTGTCACTGTTGAGACTCTTTTCAATTCGACTCTCAACTGAAGCAATGCTCTTGTCCCTGCCAGCCGGAGCACCAATTGCTGAAGGAGCAAAAGCTTATTTGGTTTCAAAAATTTTCAAGCTTCCATTTTCTGAAGCAATGGCTGGCGTGGTCGTAAAAAAATCTTTACTTGGAATTGCTCACTCCTTTTACATCCTTTTCTGTGTGATTGTAGGGTTTCAAGCTGTTGAACTACTTTCTATTTACTTGTTCTCTAACTCCGCCCTTGGGTGGGTTATGATTGGAATGGCCCTCGTGATGTTTGCTTTGTTTACAGGAACTTTATCTATTTCACTTAATGGTGATATTTCCTCGAAGTTGCATCGATTTCTTTCAAAAATTTCGATCAGTGCCATTAGAAATTGGTTACTCGAGGCAGAAAAGAAATTTTTAGAGACAGACAATCATCTTTCAAAATTTAAAGAAGTTCATTGGGCTGAATTGTTTCTCTCTGTCATTTTCTTTTTAATCGGGTGGCTTTTTGAAGCCTTCGAAACCTTGGTTTTACTTTGGCTTCTTGGAGCCGTTTTTGAATGGCAAAATCTTGTTTCTATTGAAGTCACTCTCTCGCTTGTCCGCTCACTTGCGTTTGTGATTCCAGCGGGATTAGGGATTCAAGATTCCGGCTATATCGCTGCGCTTCAATCCTTGAATTTTGAAGATGCCGTTTCGCTTGCCGTTTCTTTTTTGATTTTGAAGCGAGCCAAGGAACTATTTTCGATTTTTTTGGGGTATGGACTGCTGTCACTGATGGGTTTAAACATCAGAGATACGGTTAGTGAGGTTTCAAAGAGCGAGTGAACCGCAAATGGATCATTTTACTTCCAATCCAATGGTTGACATCCTGTGAGAAATTTTTTCTATCTTTGTGGAATTTATGAGTTTCGAAACGCTGTTTAATTTATGACTGAAAGTCATTTCATGTAAAGTTTTTATTAAATCACTTTTGAGGTGTTTTTAGAAAGTGTTATAAGTGTAACTTAATTGTATTTCATTTTTGGAACTCAATCAAACGGATTCCGTATTTGTATCTGAAGTTTTTTTTGAAAACTACTGAGCTAGGATGCCTGAAAAGAAGAAAAAAATTTTTTATGTCTGTGGTTCGATTAATCAAACCACACAGATGCATAAAATATCGAAAGAGCTCCCTGAATTTGAACATTACTTTTCTCCCTATTACGGGAATAAGTTTGAAGAATTTTTAAGGGTAACGGGACTCGGAAATACCACAATCATCGGAGAAAAACTTGTAAACCGATGCCTTTCTTACCTTAATTATCACGACTTAAAGGTGGACTTCGGTGGAAAAAATGCCGATGAATACGATTTAGTCGTTAGTTGTTCAGACCTTGTGGTTCAAAACAACTTAAAGGGTAAAAAGATGATTGTTGTTCAGGAAGGAATGACCGACCCTGAAAACTTTTTTTACCATTTGGTTAAACTATTTCCAATCCTGCCAAGGTGGATAGCAAGTACCTCGACAACGGGAATCAGCGATCAATACAATTATTTTTGCGTAGCGAGTCAAGGCTATGCCGATTTATTTATTCGAAAAGGGGTAAAACCTGAAAAGATAAAAGTAACCGGCATTCCTAATTTCGATGACTGCGCAAAATCACTCAAAAACGACTTCCCACATAAGAATTTTGTATTGGTGTGCACTTCAGACGCGCGAGAAACATTCAAAATTGAAAATCGAAAAGCTTTTATTCAAAAAGCCGTAGATATTGCAAAAGGGCGACAAATCATTTTTAAGCTACACCCGAACGAAAATCGTAAGCGAGCAGAGCGAGAAATTAAAAAGTGGGCACCTGCTGGGACTTTGGTTTTTCAAGGCGGTGTAACCGAAGAGATGATTGCAAACTGTGATGTTCTCCTAACTCGATTTTCTTCCACAGTATATGTTGGAATTGCTTTAGGTAAGGAAGTTTATTCTGATTTTGATTTAACCGATCTCAAGCGCATGACGCCGATTCAGAACGGAGGAACCTCAGCCGCCAATATTGCTACTTATTGCAGAGAGCTTCTTGATAGCGCTGAAGCCCCGGTTTATTCAAGAGCAAAAGTAACAAATTGGGTTAATGCTGATTACGCTCCCGAATTGGTTTTAAATCTTTTTGCATCCAAGCCTTAAGCGAATCAATGTCTATATTGGTTGTCGTTCAGGCAAGAACAGGTTCTTCGCGTCTTCCCAATAAAACTCTTTTTCCGATTCTGGGTGAAAGCATTCTGTGGCGACAGATTGAGCGGATTCAGGCCGCAAAAACACCCTTCGCATTAGTTGTCGCCACAACAATCGAAGAAAAAGACGATCCTATTCGTCAGATTTGCAAAGAGCATCATTTGGAATGTTTTAGTGGTCACCCTACAGACTTGCTGGACCGGCACCTCAAAGCAACCCAATTTTTCGAGCAAATCTCCGGAGTTAAAATCAATACAGTTGTAAAAATTCCTTCAGATTGTCCGCTAATTGACCCTGAGGTAATCGACACTGTCCTTTCATTTTATACTTCTCAACAAGGGAACTATGATTTTGTCAGTAACCTACATCCCGCCACTTACCCGGATGGGAATGATGTTGAGTGTATGCCTTATGATCTTCTTGAATTAGCGGCGAAAGAAGCCTCAAAGCCATATGAGAGAGAACATACAACGCCCTTTTTTTGGGAGCAGCCGGAGCGGTTTCGCATCGGAAATGTTGTTTGGGGAAGCGGGCTGAACTATTCTATGTCTCATCGATTTACCATCGATTACCAAGAGGACTACGATTTTATTAAAGTGGTCTATGAAAAACTTTACAAGCCTGAGTCTCCCATTTTTTCATTATCTGATATTTTAGCGTTGTTGGAAAATGAGCCCGAGATTTATCAAATCAACGCCAAGTATGCCGGAGTGAATTGGTATCGCCATCACATTGGTGAATTAAAAACGGTTTCTGAAAAGGAAACAAAAAAAATCTAAGAAATGCGCCTCCCACAATTCGAAAGGTACAGCGCACTCTTTATTCTCCTCATCGCCTACATCCTCAATTTTACAGATAGAATCCTAATTGCCAGTTTATTCACTCCAATCAAAAATGAATTCCAATTAAACAATTTTGAAATAGCTTTATTGGGTTCAACGGCGTTTGTTTTGTTTTATACGCTGTTAGGACTACCATTTGGTCGGTTAGCTGATAAAGTCAGTAGAAAAAAAATGATTGCAATCGGACTTGCGGTTTGGTGTCTTTTTTCAGGGCTTTCAGGTTCAGCGAATAATTTTTGGCAATTGTTTTTTTGTAGGGTTATGGTTGGTGTCGGAGAAGCGACATTAGGGCCGGCGGCATTATCACTTCTCTCATTTTATTTTCCTAAAGAAAAGCGAGCAAGTGTACAATCAATTTTTTCAGGCGCGATTGCAATTGGTACTTCTGTTGCATTTTTATTTGGCCCACGAATAGAAGCGCAATTTGGTTGGCGAGTTGCCTTTCAATCAATCGGTTATGTAGGGTTGATTTGGGTCCCTTTTATTTTAATGTTGAAAGAAAATACGGTTGCCGAAAAGGAGAAATCAATCAAAA
Protein-coding regions in this window:
- the hemC gene encoding hydroxymethylbilane synthase — its product is MKSHLKIGTRSSPLALWQANFVKEKIEAKFSELNVELVHIKTTGDKILDSPLSKIGDKGLFTREIEHALIRKEIDLAVHSLKDLPTLTPPGLKIAAITERENTQDVLIAKKQILFSELPNRAKIATGSLRRKSQLLALRPDLEIHDIRGNLNTRFKKFDESDFDAMMLAYAGVFRLGFHERISYRFSESELLPAVGQGALGIETREQDSEIEEMINHLNHPPTEFATKAERALLRVLEGGCQIPIGAYAVCDRHLLKISAYVGSLDGRKSIRHSISGSSYSVLDAEALGMTLANELLKNGAREILDEIRQKPENNEK
- a CDS encoding uroporphyrinogen-III synthase codes for the protein MKPLIILTRPILDSESLTTKLKKLDFDVIQIPFIEIRYKKVDFQTLEYLLGNCSSLIFTSVNAVRGLQMNIENNPSINPLLKKKEIYTIGEKTFDSARHFGGEMKSLPAAYHAKSLLELIIKENDRDKNFLFIAGNKSKREIPNWFGENGVKCTTLEIYENFFLKVSESQKSLILESIVRKDACVIFHSPSGVNSFCEQIAKNDIKCALFAIGETTKEEIQKWKLKWGYENEKWTVITPSISNENELIKTVQEFFNQVF
- a CDS encoding long-chain fatty acid--CoA ligase translates to MALVNNTFKTLPEMFAGVFSHFAGRTEKFAYCRKVNGRYQGVTHDELKSEVHQFAAYLSSVGVEKSDRIAILSENRLEWVIADMATLMLGAIDVPIYPSLPPNQISYILNNADVKVVICSNSLQLNKIRKIRSEVPSLKVVISFNDLEQSDETVTEFSSAKKEGKKYANSHPNYLSGIQIFPDDLATLVYTSGTTGNPKGVMLTHRNICENVRSCDDSMCRPLNIGQEDIALSFLPLSHTYERTAGYYLMFGVGATIYYAESIETVSLNMTEAKPTFVITVPRLFERIKSQIFKGVDSGPESRRKIFYWALNVGQMYAKARRKQEISTLLKVQFAIADKLVFSKLRDRFGGQIRYFISGGAALPKETGELFEALGIIILEGFGLTETSPVTHVNRPANIKFGTVGPPIKNVEHQIAKDGEILLRGPNIMKGYWRDDQATKEVINEDGWFHTGDIGEIDTDNYLKITDRKKHIIVNSGGKNIAPLPIENLLGANPFVEQVVVIGEKRPFLSAVIVPNYDMLKSYFKQKGLEIDDHEEILKLDSTKKIYEDLIRKISRELASHEKVRRFILAPEAFSIDKGEMTPTLKVKRKVVEEKFKNEIEETYRSLAYEAD
- a CDS encoding lysylphosphatidylglycerol synthase domain-containing protein, with the protein product MKKEKSILSKTFRYAIFGLVLLLFINLISEANWVKIIELVRSVGWYALLIPIPYLATSFFDTLGWKFVIDSLGNKVSLLRLFSIRLSTEAMLLSLPAGAPIAEGAKAYLVSKIFKLPFSEAMAGVVVKKSLLGIAHSFYILFCVIVGFQAVELLSIYLFSNSALGWVMIGMALVMFALFTGTLSISLNGDISSKLHRFLSKISISAIRNWLLEAEKKFLETDNHLSKFKEVHWAELFLSVIFFLIGWLFEAFETLVLLWLLGAVFEWQNLVSIEVTLSLVRSLAFVIPAGLGIQDSGYIAALQSLNFEDAVSLAVSFLILKRAKELFSIFLGYGLLSLMGLNIRDTVSEVSKSE
- a CDS encoding glycosyltransferase family protein, yielding MSILVVVQARTGSSRLPNKTLFPILGESILWRQIERIQAAKTPFALVVATTIEEKDDPIRQICKEHHLECFSGHPTDLLDRHLKATQFFEQISGVKINTVVKIPSDCPLIDPEVIDTVLSFYTSQQGNYDFVSNLHPATYPDGNDVECMPYDLLELAAKEASKPYEREHTTPFFWEQPERFRIGNVVWGSGLNYSMSHRFTIDYQEDYDFIKVVYEKLYKPESPIFSLSDILALLENEPEIYQINAKYAGVNWYRHHIGELKTVSEKETKKI